The Euphorbia lathyris chromosome 8, ddEupLath1.1, whole genome shotgun sequence genome has a window encoding:
- the LOC136204025 gene encoding cytochrome P450 89A2-like yields MEFFFIILVSLSLCFLLKLLIFPSNPTKNLPPGPSKISLFSNFIFGRKSFSELGPIISSLRKKYGPLITINLGSQPTIYITNNSLAHKALVQNGAVFADRPQSINNLIVSNSKKIISKSSYGPVWRALRRNLTAGVLHPSQLRAFSTIRKRVLDNLINGLEKESNGGNKTVFVEEYFRHAIFSLLILLCFGENVDENQIKEVEVAQLKLFKNFHRFKLFIFFPRIGKFVFKKVWTELTGIVTGYDDVIRPLIQARTKEISENSTKDDECTNFYVDTLLNLQVPGEEGNITENDIVGLCNEFVSAGTDTTMIALLWIMANVVKYPEIQEKILEDIKNAIGDEKKSISEEDLNKMPYVKAVVLEGLRRHPPGYAPATPHAVIEDVEFGGYSIPKGTAINFLIADIGRDPKIWENPMEFQPERFMKSDDVRSFDVTGNREIKMMPFGAGRRVCPGYGLAMLHMEYLVANLVRNFQWSKVDGEEVDLTEKFDLTISMKNPLGVRLFPRV; encoded by the coding sequence ATGGAGTTTTTCTTCATCATATTAGTTTCTCTTTCCTTATGTTTCCTACTAAAACTTCTTATTTTTCCTTCAAACCCGACGAAAAATCTCCCTCCCGGTCCTTCAAAAATCTCCCttttttcaaatttcatctTCGGAAGAAAATCATTTTCCGAATTAGGCCCAATTATCTCTTCTTTACGCAAAAAATACGGTCCTCTAATCACTATTAATCTCGGCTCTCAACCTACTATTTACATAACCAACAATTCTCTCGCTCACAAAGCCCTCGTCCAAAACGGCGCCGTTTTTGCCGACCGACCTCAGTCGATTAACAATCTTATTGTTAGTAACTCCAAAAAAATCATTAGTAAATCATCTTACGGGCCCGTTTGGCGAGCACTTCGACGGAATCTCACCGCTGGAGTTCTCCATCCGTCGCAGTTGAGAGCTTTCTCGACCATTAGGAAGAGGGTTCTCGATAACTTGATTAACGGGCTTGAAAAGGAGTCAAATGGAGGAAATAAGACGGTGTTTGTGGAGGAGTATTTTCGACACGCTATATTTTCGTTGCTAATACTATTGTGTTTCGGTGAAAACGTCGACGAAAATCAGATTAAAGAAGTTGAGGTAGCGCAACTTAAGCTTTTTAAGAATTTCCACCGGTTTAAGCTTTTTATATTCTTTCCTAGAATAGGGAAGTTCGTGTTCAAGAAAGTGTGGACCGAGCTTACCGGAATCGTCACGGGTTACGACGATGTTATCCGCCCGTTGATTCAAGCAAGAACAAAGGAAATTTCGGAGAATTCAACAAAAGATGATGAATGTACTAACTTTTACGTCGACACATTACTAAACCTTCAAGTCCCCGGCGAGGAAGGTAACATCACGGAAAACGACATCGTCGGACTATGCAACGAGTTCGTCAGCGCGGGTACGGACACGACAATGATTGCTTTACTATGGATAATGGCAAACGTCGTTAAATACCCCGAAATCCAAGAGAAAATATTGGAGGATATAAAGAACGCAATTGGCGACGAAAAAAAGAGTATTAGCGAGGAAGATTTAAACAAAATGCCATACGTTAAAGCCGTGGTTCTTGAAGGTCTTCGGCGACATCCCCCGGGATATGCTCCGGCGACTCCCCACGCGGTGATAGAAGATGTGGAATTCGGGGGTTATAGTATACCGAAAGGAACGGCGATCAATTTCTTGATTGCGGATATCGGGAGAGACCCGAAAATATGGGAAAACCCGATGGAATTTCAGCCGGAGAGGTTTATGAAAAGCGATGATGTTCGGAGCTTTGATGTGACCGGAAATAGGGAGATTAAAATGATGCCGTTTGGAGCGGGGAGAAGAGTTTGTCCTGGATATGGTTTAGCTATGCTTCATATGGAATATCTCGTCGCTAATTTGGTTAGGAATTTTCAGTGGTCAAAGGTTGATGGAGAAGAAGTTGATTTGACTGAGAAATTTGATCTCACTATTTCAATGAAAAATCCATTGGGAGTTCGTTTATTTCCTCGGGTTTAA